In Helianthus annuus cultivar XRQ/B chromosome 8, HanXRQr2.0-SUNRISE, whole genome shotgun sequence, a single genomic region encodes these proteins:
- the LOC110873913 gene encoding pentatricopeptide repeat-containing protein At5g64320, mitochondrial-like, with the protein MPNNNVRENSLIPSRKIIHLLVSVSNLLPSVIVAALFSKVVGSKIHFSEWIDDKFNECEIGNFDGKNNGYLKSGLSFALRKASDILDQMIDTHKPFSLSDVVDAVASVRMFDEAVCLLLSFKNADMFPNSVCLNSMMNDLLRNNKMDLFWKVNERLVEANMTRDVYTYSHVIMAYCKSGKMDETKRRFQDAKLLLEDMLNAGLYPDSFTYTALIDGFLKQGEVDEVFKMKNEMVAKGIKVNLVTFNCIIDGLCKLG; encoded by the exons ATGCCTAACAACAACGTGCGGGAAAATTCACTTATACCATCAAGGAAG ATTATTCATCTACTTGTTAGTGTAAGTAACCTTCTACCATCCGTGATTGTTGCTGCTTTATTTAGCAAAGTTGTTGGATCCAAAATACATTTTTCTGAATGGATTGATGACAAGTTCAATGAATGTGAAATTGGGAATTTTGACGGGAAAAACAATGGATATTTGAAGAGTGGGTTGAGTTTTGCG TTAAGAAAAGCTAGTGATATTCTTGACCAAATGATAGATACCCATAAGCCATTTTCACTTTCAGATGTTGTAGATGCAGTTGCAAGTGTTAG AATGTTTGATGAGGCTGTCTGTTTACTATTAAGTTTCAAGAATGCGGATATGTTTCCGAATTCGGTGTGTTTGAACTCTATGATGAATGATCTGTTGAGGAATAATAAGATGGATTTGTTTTGGAAGGTGAATGAGAGGTTAGTTGAGGCTAACATGACTCGTGATGTTTATACGTATAGTCATGTGATTATGGCGTATTGTAAAAGTGGGAAAATGGATGAGACGAAAAGG AGATTTCAAGATGCAAAATTGCTTTTAGAAGACATGTTAAATGCGGGTTTGTATCCGGATAGTTTTACATATACCGCGTTGATCGACGGATTCTTGAAACAAGGCGAAGTAGACGAGGTGTTCAAGATGAAAAACGAAATGGTCGCTAAAGGGATCAAAGTTAATCTTGTGACGTTTAATTGCATAATCGATGGATTATGTAAGCTCGGTTAG